In a single window of the Diospyros lotus cultivar Yz01 chromosome 10, ASM1463336v1, whole genome shotgun sequence genome:
- the LOC127811420 gene encoding nuclear transcription factor Y subunit C-2, giving the protein MDQAEQQQHQQQQPVVGIVAGGGQMAYSSPSYHNPPVMASGTSTVPLPSPTQPPTTFPTSQHQLAYQHAQQFHHQQQQQQQQQLQVFWTNQMQEIEQTTDFKNHSLPLARIKKIMKADEDVRMISAEAPVIFAKACEMFILELTLRSWIHTEENKRRTLQKNDIAAAISRTDVFDFLVDIIPRDELKEEGLGVTKATIPMMGSPADSIPYYYVPTQLPVGPAGMMMGKPVDQAAMYASQQPRPPMAFMPWPQPQPQQPEQHQTQQQQSDT; this is encoded by the coding sequence ATGGATCAAGCAGAACAGCAGCAGCACCAGCAACAGCAGCCAGTGGTGGGAATTGTAGCTGGTGGGGGTCAGATGGCCTACTCTTCTCCTTCCTACCATAATCCACCTGTTATGGCTTCAGGCACTTCTACTGTACCTTTGCCTTCTCCAACTCAGCCTCCTACCACATTTCCTACTTCTCAGCATCAACTTGCCTACCAACATGCCCAGCAGTTCCATCaccaacagcagcagcagcagcagcaacagctTCAAGTATTCTGGACCAACCAAATGCAAGAAATTGAGCAAACAACTGACTTCAAAAACCACAGCCTCCCACTTGCCCGaatcaagaaaataatgaaggcTGACGAGGATGTTAGGATGATTTCGGCAGAGGCTCCAGTCATATTCGCAAAGGCATGTGAGATGTTCATCTTGGAGTTGACATTGCGATCTTGGATCCACACAGAAGAGAATAAAAGGAGGACCCTCCAGAAGAATGATATCGCTGCTGCCATTTCAAGGACTGATGTCTTTGATTTCCTGGTAGATATCATTCCAAGAGACGAGTTGAAGGAGGAGGGACTTGGCGTCACTAAGGCTACCATCCCAATGATGGGTTCTCCGGCTGATTCCATTCCGTACTACTATGTCCCAACCCAACTTCCGGTTGGACCAGCAGGGATGATGATGGGAAAGCCAGTCGATCAAGCAGCAATGTACGCCAGTCAGCAACCTCGGCCACCCATGGCATTCATGCCATGGCCCCAACCTCAGCCCCAACAGCCTGAGCAACATCAAACCCAGCAGCAACAGAGTGACACTTGA